One Thomasclavelia spiroformis DSM 1552 DNA window includes the following coding sequences:
- a CDS encoding PqqD family protein produces MQLKLKSDLILREVADQHVIVPVGKRVQEVTSIVYISSSAAYLWEYMKNNEFEIDDLVKMIVEHYDGVSEETARKDVEGYIKLLTDNYIIDDGRVRGSVYVRVPKK; encoded by the coding sequence ATGCAATTGAAATTAAAAAGTGATTTAATTTTACGTGAAGTTGCAGATCAACACGTAATTGTTCCAGTTGGAAAAAGAGTACAAGAAGTCACTTCAATTGTTTATATTTCATCTTCAGCTGCATACTTATGGGAGTATATGAAAAATAACGAATTTGAAATTGATGATCTTGTTAAAATGATAGTGGAACATTACGATGGAGTAAGTGAGGAAACTGCTCGTAAAGATGTTGAAGGCTATATCAAACTATTAACAGATAATTATATTATCGATGATGGAAGGGTTCGAGGAAGCGTATATGTACGTGTCCCTAAAAAATAA
- a CDS encoding ISNCY family transposase yields MSIIDSKNAHPRRPRCKYMGEMIQMDASSFEWIDGHIWHLHLAVDDATGEVVGAYFDTQETLNGYYNVLYQILTNYGIPAMFYTDRRTVFEYKKKNNTFDDDDTFTQFSYACHNLGVDIKTTSIAQAKGRIERMNQTFQSRLPIELRRAHITDIESANKFLKSYLKKFNDRFALHLNTTKSVFETQPSIEKINHTLAVLSPRKIDSGHSIRFQNRLYLPVTENGTPVYLKNRTDCMVIEAFDGNLYVNVLDHIYIMQEIPKHELYSKEFDEVKKEAKPRKNIFHR; encoded by the coding sequence ATTTCTATCATTGACAGTAAAAATGCTCATCCTAGAAGACCCAGATGCAAGTATATGGGTGAAATGATCCAGATGGATGCTTCCAGCTTTGAATGGATCGATGGTCATATCTGGCATCTTCATTTGGCTGTTGATGATGCTACTGGTGAGGTCGTCGGTGCTTATTTTGATACTCAGGAAACACTAAATGGTTATTATAATGTCCTCTATCAGATTTTGACCAATTATGGTATCCCTGCTATGTTTTATACCGATAGACGTACTGTTTTTGAATATAAAAAGAAAAACAACACTTTTGATGATGATGACACTTTCACTCAATTTTCCTATGCATGTCATAATCTTGGCGTTGATATTAAAACAACGAGCATCGCCCAAGCTAAAGGCAGAATCGAAAGAATGAACCAAACCTTCCAATCTCGTTTACCTATTGAACTCAGACGTGCTCATATAACCGATATAGAGTCAGCCAATAAATTTTTAAAATCCTACCTAAAAAAATTCAATGACAGGTTTGCTCTACATCTCAATACTACCAAATCAGTATTTGAAACGCAACCATCAATTGAAAAGATCAATCATACTTTAGCTGTTCTTTCTCCTAGAAAAATTGATTCAGGGCATAGTATCAGATTTCAAAACAGGCTGTATTTGCCCGTGACAGAGAATGGAACACCCGTTTATTTAAAGAACAGAACAGATTGTATGGTTATTGAAGCATTTGATGGGAATCTGTATGTCAATGTACTTGATCACATATATATCATGCAGGAAATTCCAAAACATGAATTGTATTCAAAAGAATTTGACGAAGTAAAAAAAGAAGCTAAACCAAGAAAAAATATATTCCACCGATAA
- a CDS encoding TM1266 family iron-only hydrogenase system putative regulator: METRIAIIGIFVYKIESAYKINELLHEYNQYIIGRMGIPYKDKQVSVISIIVDGPNDIIGALSGKLGMVEGVSVKALYSKK, from the coding sequence ATGGAAACTAGAATTGCAATAATTGGAATATTTGTTTATAAAATAGAAAGTGCATACAAAATAAATGAATTATTACATGAATATAACCAATATATTATTGGTCGAATGGGAATTCCTTATAAAGATAAACAAGTATCGGTTATTTCGATAATCGTTGATGGACCTAATGATATAATTGGAGCACTTTCAGGAAAACTAGGGATGGTAGAAGGGGTTAGTGTTAAAGCACTATATTCTAAAAAATAA
- a CDS encoding metallophosphoesterase, with protein sequence MLKVKHLEKRIFGKYRCIVISDIHSHLDRFKELLKKVNYNKNDYLVILGDFIEKGNQAIETIEYLQELQKNSDRVYVILGNCEYALEEMICNQKYVKQVINYLNRIGKSGMIKQALNKLSMDIKKDAPELIQAKVKEYLQPYFDYFNTLPTTLHLNNFIFVHAGIENRKDWKNSKLSSLIEMKTFFQDGHCLNDYVVVGHLPTSNQHSHAINNDIIIDNKKRIISIDGGTGVKFVNQLNALIINGDNDRFYFEKVYVQPLPLYQAIVDVHTEKKKYHKIAWPNYEVNLIKPGKIFSKCLQTNTNCVLKIKNEFLYKNKEKLYCLDDYVDNFIEVEKGDVVKLIGVYGIYAYVIKDNNVGWIKFRYLKKY encoded by the coding sequence ATGTTAAAAGTTAAACATTTAGAAAAAAGAATTTTTGGAAAATATCGATGCATTGTAATTAGTGATATTCATAGTCATTTAGATCGATTTAAAGAATTATTAAAAAAAGTAAATTATAATAAAAATGATTACTTAGTTATTTTAGGAGATTTTATTGAAAAGGGAAATCAAGCGATTGAAACAATTGAATATTTACAAGAATTACAAAAAAATAGCGATCGTGTATATGTAATTTTAGGGAACTGCGAATATGCTTTAGAAGAAATGATCTGTAATCAAAAATATGTAAAACAAGTAATTAATTATTTAAATCGTATAGGTAAAAGTGGGATGATTAAACAAGCTCTTAATAAATTATCAATGGATATAAAAAAAGATGCTCCTGAATTAATTCAAGCTAAAGTAAAAGAATATCTACAACCTTATTTTGATTATTTTAATACGTTACCAACAACATTGCATTTAAATAACTTTATTTTTGTTCATGCTGGTATTGAAAATCGTAAAGATTGGAAAAACTCTAAGCTTTCTTCATTAATTGAAATGAAAACATTTTTTCAAGATGGTCATTGTTTAAATGATTATGTTGTTGTTGGACATTTACCTACTTCTAATCAACATAGTCATGCAATTAATAATGATATTATTATTGATAACAAAAAAAGAATTATAAGCATAGATGGTGGAACAGGGGTGAAATTTGTTAATCAATTAAATGCTTTAATAATTAATGGTGATAACGATAGATTTTATTTCGAAAAAGTTTATGTTCAACCACTTCCTTTATATCAGGCAATTGTTGATGTACATACAGAAAAAAAGAAATATCATAAAATTGCATGGCCAAATTATGAAGTTAATCTTATCAAACCTGGTAAAATATTTTCTAAATGTTTACAAACTAATACTAATTGTGTGTTAAAAATTAAAAATGAATTTTTATATAAGAATAAAGAGAAATTATATTGTTTAGATGATTATGTTGATAATTTTATTGAAGTTGAAAAAGGTGATGTAGTTAAATTAATTGGAGTTTATGGCATATATGCCTATGTTATTAAAGATAATAATGTAGGATGGATAAAATTTCGTTATTTAAAAAAATATTGA
- a CDS encoding ferritin-like domain-containing protein — protein MYLNYYNMCTPYNQDYEINDRNSELQLDSEEIITLNQAISLIKQSIGNEKEDEMFYNVLIKQAPTNEEKEIIKSIRNDERKHNRILRRLYYEFTGQILPESTLSNNSEINMDYKSNLKLALFGELNAVAKYRKILGTMPSGNSYTLLMSIMTDELRHASKYNFLISNAK, from the coding sequence ATGTATCTCAATTATTATAATATGTGCACTCCATATAACCAAGATTATGAAATTAATGACAGAAATAGTGAATTACAACTAGATAGTGAAGAAATTATTACACTAAATCAAGCGATTTCTTTAATTAAGCAGTCTATTGGAAATGAAAAAGAAGATGAGATGTTTTACAATGTTTTAATTAAACAAGCACCAACAAATGAGGAGAAAGAGATCATAAAAAGTATCAGGAATGATGAAAGAAAACATAACCGGATATTAAGAAGATTATACTATGAATTTACAGGACAAATTTTGCCGGAGAGTACGTTATCAAATAATTCAGAAATTAATATGGACTATAAATCAAATCTAAAGCTGGCATTATTTGGTGAATTAAATGCAGTTGCTAAGTATAGAAAAATTTTGGGAACAATGCCAAGCGGAAATAGTTATACATTACTTATGTCTATAATGACAGACGAATTAAGACATGCAAGTAAGTATAATTTTTTAATCAGTAATGCAAAATAA
- a CDS encoding radical SAM protein, which translates to MAYKFEPACNRMEWLDPFYKQVWQKAFDDAIPISGTFELTPRCNFNCKMCYVHLSEKDIPKYGKELSAKKWIDIAKQAKEAGTTWLCITGGEPLLHPEFGKIYTQLSKMGFFITLQTNASLIPKYQKLFENYPPRLIKITLYGSSNETYKKVCQIDNGFTKVHQSIQLLKKMNIPIQLVSTITKQNLDDIKKMAFYAYINQLPWVSTGGIKNSFRNEKINLDEIVVQDKIDQYKKEEIKHYLNNPINIERKPCTYCQDYRLGYWITWDGKMGFCSFLTEPNISIETLSFNEAWGQLIEYEDNLDWPQECKACKVSSVCFKCAATLATHSGSVNKINNEYCQKLKGYYKEVKEE; encoded by the coding sequence ATGGCATATAAATTTGAACCAGCATGTAATCGTATGGAATGGCTTGATCCATTTTATAAACAAGTATGGCAAAAAGCTTTCGATGATGCGATACCAATATCTGGAACTTTTGAACTAACACCAAGATGTAATTTTAATTGTAAAATGTGTTATGTTCATTTATCAGAAAAAGATATTCCAAAATATGGAAAAGAATTATCTGCAAAAAAATGGATTGATATTGCAAAACAAGCAAAAGAGGCAGGAACAACATGGTTATGTATTACTGGTGGAGAACCATTACTACATCCTGAATTTGGAAAAATATATACACAGTTATCAAAAATGGGATTTTTTATTACTTTGCAAACAAATGCATCGCTAATTCCTAAATATCAAAAACTATTTGAAAACTATCCACCTAGATTGATAAAAATAACATTATATGGTTCAAGCAACGAAACATATAAAAAAGTATGTCAAATAGATAATGGCTTTACAAAAGTTCACCAAAGTATTCAATTACTAAAAAAGATGAATATACCAATTCAATTAGTAAGTACAATCACAAAACAAAATCTTGATGACATAAAAAAGATGGCTTTCTATGCCTATATTAATCAATTACCTTGGGTATCAACCGGTGGTATAAAAAATTCTTTTAGAAATGAAAAAATAAATCTAGATGAAATAGTCGTCCAAGATAAAATTGATCAATATAAAAAAGAAGAAATCAAACATTACTTAAATAATCCTATTAATATAGAAAGAAAACCATGTACGTATTGTCAAGATTATCGTTTAGGATATTGGATTACTTGGGATGGTAAAATGGGATTTTGTAGTTTTTTAACAGAACCAAATATCTCAATTGAAACATTAAGTTTTAATGAAGCGTGGGGGCAATTAATAGAATATGAAGATAACCTAGATTGGCCTCAAGAATGTAAAGCATGTAAGGTATCTAGTGTATGTTTTAAATGTGCTGCAACACTTGCAACACATTCTGGAAGCGTTAATAAAATAAATAATGAATATTGTCAAAAATTAAAGGGATATTATAAAGAAGTTAAGGAGGAATAA
- the hydE gene encoding [FeFe] hydrogenase H-cluster radical SAM maturase HydE — protein sequence MNNQQLIDKLELDGILSFNEFKQLLSTYSYQDFNYAKKRANKITKQIFSNKIYIRGLIEISSYCKNDCYYCGLRKSNLKALRYRLNKEEILLCCNEGYKLGFRTFVLQGGEDLYYDDDLMVDIIKSIRNLYPDCAITLSLGEKSKETYQKYYDAGANRYLLREETYNEEHYYMLHPREMSFKKRIKCLFNLKEIGFQTGCGFMVGSYLQTIDHLVNDLLFIKELQPEMVGIGPFLVHQDTPFKNQKNGDLNLTLFLLSIIRIMTKDVLLPATTALATLDPNGRIEGIKHGCNVVMPNLSPNEVRKKYLLYDNKASSGQEASEGLNELADTLKKEGYQIVYQRGDYCKFDYKG from the coding sequence ATGAATAACCAACAATTAATTGATAAATTAGAACTTGATGGTATTTTAAGTTTTAATGAATTTAAGCAGTTATTATCTACTTATAGCTATCAAGACTTTAATTATGCTAAAAAACGTGCAAATAAAATAACAAAACAAATTTTTAGTAATAAGATATATATTAGAGGCTTGATTGAAATTAGTAGTTATTGTAAAAATGACTGTTATTATTGTGGACTTAGAAAAAGCAATTTAAAAGCGTTACGTTATCGCTTAAACAAAGAAGAAATATTGCTTTGCTGTAATGAAGGTTATAAATTAGGCTTTCGAACTTTTGTATTACAAGGTGGGGAAGATTTGTATTATGATGATGATTTAATGGTTGATATCATTAAATCAATTAGAAATTTATATCCAGATTGTGCAATTACATTATCACTTGGTGAAAAAAGTAAAGAGACGTATCAAAAATATTATGATGCAGGAGCTAATCGTTATTTATTAAGAGAAGAAACTTATAATGAAGAGCATTATTATATGTTGCATCCTCGTGAAATGTCGTTTAAAAAAAGAATCAAGTGTTTATTTAATTTAAAAGAAATAGGGTTTCAAACTGGTTGTGGTTTTATGGTTGGTAGCTATCTACAAACAATCGATCATCTAGTTAATGATTTATTGTTTATAAAAGAGTTACAGCCAGAAATGGTTGGAATTGGACCATTTTTAGTTCATCAAGATACCCCATTTAAAAATCAAAAAAATGGTGATTTAAATTTGACTTTATTTTTATTGAGTATCATTAGAATTATGACTAAAGATGTACTTTTACCAGCAACTACTGCTCTAGCTACTTTAGATCCTAATGGACGAATTGAAGGAATAAAGCATGGATGTAATGTTGTAATGCCTAATTTATCACCTAATGAAGTTAGAAAAAAATACTTACTTTATGATAATAAGGCGTCTAGTGGTCAAGAAGCTAGTGAAGGCCTTAATGAATTAGCTGATACATTGAAAAAAGAAGGTTATCAAATAGTATATCAGCGTGGAGATTATTGTAAATTTGATTACAAGGGATAA
- the hydG gene encoding [FeFe] hydrogenase H-cluster radical SAM maturase HydG, translated as MYNVKSNKAEEFIDDQEILDTIEYAKKNKNNRELIFSLIERAKDCKGLTHREAMLLLECDIPEAIREMEKVAKMIKDKLYGNRIVLFAPLYLSNYCVNGCVYCSYHQKNKHIARKKLTQEEIKKEVIALQDMGHKRLALETGEDPINNPIEYVLESIKTIYSIKHKNGAIRRVNVNIAATTVENYRKLKEAGIGTYILFQETYNKKNYEALHPTGPKHNYAYHTEAMDRAMEGGIDDVGIGVLFGLEMYRYDFVGLLMHAEHLEAVHGVGPHTISVPRICPADDIDKDDFTNAISDEIFEKIVMVIRMAVPYTGMIISTRESKRVRERVLELGVSQISGGSKTSVGGYEKPETEDETTSAQFDTSDKRSLDEIVNWLCSLNFIPSFCTACYREGRTGDRFMQLCKSGQISNCCHPNALLTLKEYIQDYASEDTKIKANKLIDKEINNITSAKVKEICKKRLSMIEQGKRDFRF; from the coding sequence ATGTATAATGTAAAATCTAATAAGGCAGAAGAATTTATAGATGATCAAGAAATATTAGATACAATTGAATATGCAAAGAAAAATAAAAATAATCGAGAATTAATTTTTTCGTTGATTGAAAGAGCAAAAGATTGCAAAGGTTTAACACATCGTGAAGCAATGCTGCTTTTAGAATGTGATATTCCTGAAGCAATCAGGGAAATGGAAAAAGTTGCAAAAATGATTAAAGATAAATTATATGGAAATCGAATTGTTTTATTTGCACCATTATATTTATCAAATTACTGTGTTAATGGTTGTGTGTATTGTTCATATCATCAAAAAAATAAGCATATTGCAAGAAAAAAACTTACTCAAGAAGAAATAAAAAAAGAAGTAATTGCACTTCAGGATATGGGGCATAAACGTTTAGCTCTTGAAACCGGTGAAGATCCAATCAACAATCCAATTGAATATGTTTTAGAAAGCATTAAAACAATTTATTCAATTAAACATAAAAATGGCGCAATTCGTCGTGTAAATGTAAATATTGCAGCAACTACAGTAGAAAACTATCGTAAATTAAAAGAAGCCGGAATTGGAACTTACATTCTTTTCCAAGAAACATACAACAAAAAAAATTATGAAGCTTTACATCCAACAGGACCAAAACATAATTATGCATATCATACTGAAGCAATGGATCGAGCAATGGAAGGTGGTATTGATGATGTAGGAATTGGTGTGTTATTTGGTTTAGAGATGTATCGTTATGATTTTGTGGGGTTATTGATGCATGCTGAACACTTAGAAGCAGTTCATGGAGTTGGACCGCATACTATTAGTGTGCCAAGAATTTGTCCAGCTGACGATATTGATAAAGATGATTTTACCAATGCAATAAGTGATGAAATCTTTGAAAAAATAGTTATGGTTATTAGAATGGCAGTACCATATACCGGAATGATTATTTCTACTCGAGAATCAAAAAGAGTTAGAGAAAGAGTATTAGAATTAGGAGTATCACAAATTAGTGGTGGCTCTAAAACAAGTGTTGGTGGATATGAAAAACCTGAAACTGAAGATGAAACAACATCTGCTCAATTTGATACAAGCGATAAACGAAGTTTAGATGAAATTGTTAATTGGCTTTGTTCATTAAATTTTATCCCAAGTTTTTGTACTGCATGTTATCGAGAAGGCAGAACAGGGGATCGTTTTATGCAGCTTTGTAAATCTGGTCAAATTTCAAACTGTTGTCATCCAAATGCTTTATTAACTTTAAAAGAATATATTCAAGACTATGCAAGTGAAGATACAAAAATAAAAGCTAATAAATTAATTGATAAAGAAATAAATAATATTACTAGTGCTAAAGTTAAAGAAATTTGTAAAAAACGTTTATCAATGATTGAACAAGGAAAGCGAGATTTTAGGTTTTAA
- a CDS encoding nucleotidyltransferase family protein: protein MKQVQTILMHIISCFMHDTDFQLSNQLTKENWQELYELSKIHSLLPVAYETIKTNESFLKTDEEFKHKWQDESTSLVVKQIQLSDAFLNIYQKIKNNNIDCIVTKGIVLRELYNKKEWRVSGDEDIIIKKEDFNKVCHILLDNHYQVVNEVINDNVQVTTFIDPVSTLSIELHLQLFGNDSYLGFLNKYFEAIFVNSKNIEIDGVSIQVMNEFDQLFYLICHCFKHFINNGVGLRQLMDIGMYSIKNYEFVDWDKLFNFANEFNISIFIHCIYSVLEDFYNVKMSDINYPKHLIDKLDYTDFLDDIFDSGVFGLSTKERVYSNLMTRRVLNEQNKKTSLISLIFPSAKNLRAGYPILYDKPYLLPYVWIKRMKGFINRYKRSKKETDLDMKKAIELGNKRISLLKKYKIIK from the coding sequence ATGAAGCAAGTACAAACAATTCTTATGCATATAATATCTTGTTTTATGCATGATACAGATTTTCAACTATCCAATCAATTAACTAAAGAAAATTGGCAAGAACTATATGAACTTTCAAAAATTCATTCATTACTCCCAGTTGCATATGAAACCATTAAAACCAATGAATCATTTTTAAAAACAGATGAAGAATTTAAACATAAATGGCAAGACGAAAGTACATCATTAGTTGTTAAACAGATACAACTTAGTGATGCTTTTTTAAACATCTATCAAAAAATAAAAAATAATAATATTGATTGTATTGTTACAAAAGGAATTGTCTTAAGAGAACTTTATAATAAAAAAGAATGGCGAGTATCTGGTGATGAAGATATTATTATAAAAAAAGAAGATTTTAATAAAGTGTGTCACATACTACTTGATAATCATTATCAAGTAGTTAATGAAGTTATTAATGATAATGTACAAGTTACTACATTTATTGATCCTGTTTCTACTTTAAGTATTGAATTACATTTACAGTTATTTGGCAATGATTCTTATTTAGGTTTTTTGAATAAGTATTTTGAAGCTATTTTTGTTAATAGTAAAAATATTGAAATTGATGGTGTTTCAATCCAGGTAATGAATGAATTTGATCAGTTATTTTATTTGATTTGTCATTGTTTTAAACATTTTATTAATAATGGAGTTGGATTAAGACAATTGATGGATATTGGGATGTATAGTATAAAAAATTATGAATTTGTTGATTGGGATAAATTATTTAATTTTGCAAATGAATTTAATATAAGTATATTTATTCATTGTATATATAGTGTACTTGAAGATTTTTATAACGTTAAAATGAGTGATATCAATTATCCTAAACATTTAATTGATAAATTAGATTATACTGATTTTTTAGATGATATTTTTGATAGTGGTGTATTTGGTCTTTCAACTAAAGAAAGAGTTTATAGTAATTTGATGACTAGAAGAGTTTTAAATGAGCAAAACAAAAAAACATCACTTATATCCCTTATTTTTCCATCAGCTAAAAATTTAAGAGCTGGTTATCCTATTTTATATGATAAACCATATCTACTTCCATATGTATGGATAAAACGAATGAAAGGCTTTATTAATCGGTATAAACGCAGTAAAAAAGAAACTGATCTAGATATGAAAAAAGCAATTGAATTAGGTAATAAACGTATTTCATTATTAAAAAAATATAAAATCATAAAATAA
- a CDS encoding LytTR family transcriptional regulator DNA-binding domain-containing protein → MCTIYTFGDSINIRSSTNNISKYVSFLLHVHKRYLVNNYYIKSIKRYQIKLINGITIPVSQKIFKYKK, encoded by the coding sequence ATATGTACTATTTATACTTTTGGTGATAGCATAAATATAAGAAGTTCCACAAATAATATTTCAAAATATGTTTCATTTTTATTACATGTTCATAAAAGATATTTAGTAAATAACTACTATATAAAATCAATAAAAAGATACCAAATAAAACTTATTAATGGGATTACTATTCCAGTTAGTCAAAAAATATTTAAATATAAAAAATAA
- the hydF gene encoding [FeFe] hydrogenase H-cluster maturation GTPase HydF codes for MSNLNQTPSANRIHIGFFGKRNSGKSSLINAFVNQEVSIVSNVAGTTTDPVYKAMEIQGIGPCVLIDTAGFDDVGDLGNLRNRKTKKTSEKIDLAIIIFSDDISEELAWYQYFKNKHITIIPVINKIDLEIEEEIINNVEKNIQCKPILVSTKTKQGITELKNKIIQNIPNDYEKESILGTLVKSGDLVLLVMPQDIQAPKGRLILPQVQVIRELLDKKCIPVATTTDTLQETLAKLNQEPDLIITDSQVFKYVYQNIPKNCKLTSFSVLMAGYKGDLSYYIESVNKLSNLNKNAKILIAECCSHVPVNEDIGRVKIPRMLKQRYSITNIDFVNGNDFPDDLTKYDLIIICGGCMFNRRHIMSRVEQAKKQNVPMTNYGILLAYVNDILDKIVYVK; via the coding sequence ATGAGTAATTTAAATCAAACACCTAGTGCAAATCGCATTCATATTGGTTTTTTTGGTAAACGTAACAGTGGAAAATCATCATTGATCAATGCATTTGTAAATCAAGAAGTATCAATTGTATCAAATGTGGCTGGTACAACAACTGATCCTGTTTATAAGGCAATGGAAATTCAAGGGATTGGTCCCTGTGTATTAATTGATACAGCTGGCTTTGACGATGTAGGCGATTTAGGAAATTTAAGAAATAGAAAAACTAAAAAAACAAGTGAAAAAATCGATTTAGCGATTATCATATTTAGTGATGATATCTCTGAAGAATTAGCTTGGTATCAATATTTTAAAAATAAACATATCACTATAATTCCTGTAATTAATAAAATCGATTTAGAAATAGAAGAAGAAATAATTAATAATGTAGAAAAAAACATTCAATGCAAACCAATTTTAGTAAGTACAAAAACAAAACAAGGAATTACAGAATTAAAAAACAAAATAATTCAAAATATACCTAATGATTATGAAAAAGAAAGTATCCTTGGAACTTTAGTTAAATCTGGTGATTTAGTTTTATTAGTAATGCCCCAGGACATTCAAGCTCCTAAAGGGAGATTGATTTTACCACAAGTCCAAGTTATAAGAGAGTTACTAGATAAAAAATGTATTCCTGTAGCTACAACTACAGATACATTGCAAGAAACATTAGCTAAATTAAATCAAGAGCCTGATTTAATCATTACAGATTCCCAAGTATTTAAGTATGTTTATCAAAATATTCCTAAAAATTGTAAATTAACATCTTTTTCAGTTTTAATGGCCGGATATAAAGGTGATTTAAGCTATTATATCGAAAGTGTAAACAAGCTTAGTAATCTCAACAAAAATGCTAAAATATTAATAGCTGAATGTTGTAGTCATGTACCTGTAAATGAAGATATTGGCAGAGTTAAAATTCCAAGAATGTTAAAGCAACGTTATTCAATTACAAATATCGATTTTGTAAATGGTAATGATTTCCCTGATGATTTAACAAAATATGATTTAATTATTATATGTGGAGGTTGTATGTTCAATCGCCGCCATATCATGTCACGTGTTGAACAAGCAAAAAAACAAAATGTTCCAATGACAAATTATGGTATTTTACTTGCATATGTAAATGATATCTTAGATAAAATAGTATATGTAAAATAG